The region GCACCGATTCGCCCCCGACAGGAGAGAAGCTAACCGGCGCCTCGCGCGGGTGAGAACAGTCGTCCTTCGATCGTGTGGCCCCGCTGCGTTCCGCGACACCCGCCGGTTTGAACGCGGGCGGTCCGGGGCACGGCCGCACGTCCGAGCACGTACCGTGTATCACCGAGCGGCTTTCGGCGCCGAATCTCACGGTCCGTGATCGACGGACAACGTCCGACGACGGCTCGAGGTCGGGTTCGCAGGCAGCCGGAAGGCCTCGCCGATGCAGCGAATGAGACCCGTCGGGTGATCATGGCCGGGCAGGTCGAGCGCGGTCGCCGGACGGGCGCCGAAGGACGGCCGCGGTCAGCCGCGCGGAGTGCTCAGGGGCCTCAGGCCGCGTCCCACTCCCACTGCTCACTCATCGCGCCGGGGCAGTCCGGGCACCCGATCTCGAAGCCCGCGGTCTCGTCCGCGGGCAGTTCTGCATAGGAGCCGCACTCGGCGCAGCTCCACCACACGGTCGTCACGCCCATACCACCGAGGCTAATCACAAGCGTGTAGTTCGCAAGTCCGGTCTTGCCGCAGGGCGCACGGGTGGGCACTCTCGGCGAATGGACGGACCTGCGTCGCCCGAGGATCCCGCGCTCGCACCCGCCCGCGTCCTCGCCGAGGACCTCCTCGCCGATCCGGACGCGTCCTGGAGCATGGGCACCATCGGCGCCCTCGCGGAGTTCACCCGGAACGCCGACGAGAGCGTATCGCGTGGTCCCGCATGCGTCGTCACCGAGCGCGGGGGGATCCGGTTGCGGCTCTCCGACGAGGTCGAGGCCATCGCCTACGAGACCCCCGCCGGCCCGGACCTGCACTGGAACCAGGCCGTCGCGTTCTGTCTGCCCGTCGCCGCCGCGCGGCGCAGCGGGCGGACCGTCGTCACCGAGATCGGGCCGGACACCGACGCGCTGCGCCCGCAGGACACCGCGGACATCCTGTTCGACCTCGGCCTGGACACCCCCAGCGTCGACGCCTGCGTGCGCACCGCCGATCCCGCGTTGCTGGAGGTACTGCGTGACGCCGAGGGCGAACAGCTCTTCACGACGCCGGCCGCGGCCGCGCTCGTCGAGCACCGGCCGCACCGGGTGTTCCTGACCGCGGCCGGACGCGTCGAGGTCTACACACCCATCCCTCCGCCGGAGGGCCGCTCGCCGCTCGGCCCGCACACGCACCTGCTCCCCCACCTGCTGGCGCGGGCGCGAGCGGAGGGACGCACCCACCCGCCGACCGTCCCGATCCCGGACGACCTGGTGCCGGTCGCCCACGTCTACCCGCCGCACCCGTCGGCGGACCACCTCGGACGCCCCCTGCCGTTCGATCCCGAGCGGCTCATGGCCTTCCAGCGGCTGCTCGACGCGTTCGGGGACCCCGTTCTGGGGGTGCTCAAGGCCGGGGTGGTCGCGGCCGTGCGCGCCGGGCGGGGACCGCGGGACGACGAGTTGCCGCGGGATCCCGCGGGCCGGGCGGCGGTCTCCGTCGCGCTGCGGCAGCTCGCCCGGACCGACGGGTCCTCCGCGGCGTTCCACACCTGGCGCAGCCGCCACCGCGAACCGCCGGAACTGCTCGATCCCGAAGGCGATCCGCACGGCGGCTGAACGCCGAGCGGACCGAGATAAGGTTAGGCAAAGACGCGCGGTTTTCCGGTAACGGTCCGAGTGAACCACGCGACTCCCACCCGGGGCGCGGCGCCGGACCCGGTTTCGATCGGGGACGTCGCGCAGCCACCCCCGGCGGCCGGGAGTACCCCTCCCTCACCGGCCGAAGGTCCACGTCGGCGTGCCCGCCGGCGTGGACCACCCGGGGGACTCCTCCTCGATCTAGATGTCGTCCACCAGCTCGGCGATCGTCGACACGACGCGGCTCGGCCGGAACGGATAGCGGTCCACGTCCTCGGCCTTCATGATCCCGCTCAGCACCAGCACGGTGCGCATCCCGGCCTCGAGCCCCGCCACGATGTCGGTGTCCATCCGGTCCCCGATCATCGCCGTGGTCTCCGAGTGCGCCGCGAGCCGGTTCAGGGCGGCGCGCATCATCAGCGGGTTCGGCTTGCCGACGAAGTACGGGTCGACGCCCGTCGCCCGGCTGATCAGCGCGGCCACCGACCCGGTCGCCGGCAGCAGCCCCTCCTTCGACGGACCCGTGGGATCGGGGTTGGTCGCGACGAACCGGGCGCCCTTGTCGACGAGCCGGATCGCCGTCGTCACCGCCTCGAAGCTGTAGGTGCGGGTCTCGCCGAGCACCACGTAGTCCGGGTCCGAGTCCGTGAGGACGTACCCGATGTCGTGCAGCGCGGTGGTCAGCCCGGCCTCGCCGACGACGTACGCGCTGCCCTGCGGGCGCTGGCTGTCCAGGAACGCGGCGGTGGCCAGCGCGGAGGTCCAGATCGACTCGATCGGCAGGTCGATCCCCGTGTGGCGCAGGCGGAACTGGAGGTCGCGCGGGGTGTAGATCGAGTTGTTGGTGAGGACGAGGAACGGGGTCGAGGTCTCCCGCAGCCGTTCGATGAACGTGTCCGCGCCCGGGATCAGCCTGCCCTCGTGGACGAGCACGCCGTCCATGTCAGTCATCCAACACGTAATCGGCTTCGACTCCGGCACGTGCCGGAGCGTAGACCGGATGGGGAACGTTTCGTGCCCGATGCCCGTTGTGGAAGGCAGAGAACAGTCGTTTCACGAAGCGGAGTTGAGAACCTGATGGGCACCGTCGTCACCGTGCTGGTGCTGCTCGCGATCGTCGCCGGCGTGGTGTACCTGGTGCGGTCGCGCCAGGCCGCGCAGACACGCGAGCTCGAGGACGCCAAGTCCGAGGCCCGGCGCTGGCTCGAGCGCCTCGGCGGGCAGGTGCTCAACCTCGTCGGGACGAACGAGCCCGCGAAGCAGGCCATCGCCGACGCCTCCGAGCGCTACAACGCCGCCGGCTCCCAGATGGAGCAGGCGAAGACGATCGCGCAGACCCGTGGCGTCACCGAGACCGCGTACGAGGGCCTCTACTACGTCCGGGCCGCGCGCACCGCGATGGACCTGGACCCGGGCCCCGAGCTGCCGCCGCTGCCGGGCCAGGCCCGCGCGGGCGCCGTCAGCGAGGACCGCACCGTCGAGGTCGAGGGGCAGGGCTACAGCGCCTCGCCGAACCCGTCGGACCGCAACTCGCACTACTACCCCGGCGGCAACGTCGCCGGACGCCCGGTCCCCGCGGGCTGGTACTCCGAGCCGTGGTGGAAGCCGGCGCTCGTCACCGGCGCGTGGGGCGTCGGATCGATGCTGCTGTTCAGCACGATGTTCTCCGGGATGTCCGGGGTCGCCTACGCGGACGGCTACCAGGACGGCCTCGCGGCCGACGGCGGCGACGCGGGCGCGGACGCCGGCGGCGACATGGGTGGAGACATGGGCGGCGGGGACTTCGGCGGGGGTTTCGACTTCTGACGTTTGCGGTTCACTCCGGCCGGGTACGAATGGCTTGACGCACTCGAGCCACGGCCGGTGAGAACCGACCCTTCCAGCCGACCCGCCCGGAGAACGCTTTCCCGGGCGGGTCAGTGCTTTTCCGGGACGATTCCCTACGCGACCTGGCAGCGCGGGCGGAAGAGGGCCTCGGCCCGAAAGACGTTGCCCCCGCCCCGCGATCGCCGACCCCGTGCGCCGACTGCCCTTTCCGCAGCTCAGTCGGGGTTGTGCGCGGGAAACCTCGTTCTAGCGAGGTTTCCCGCTCACAGGGCGGGTTGGCAGGTGGGGCACCAGAAGAGGTTGCGGGCGGCGTGGGTCGTGGTGAGGACGGGCGTCCCGCACACCAGGCACGGCATCCCGGCCCGGCGGTAGACGTAGACCTCGCCGCCGTGCCGGTCCTTTCGGCCGGGTTCGCCGCGGCGCCTGGGGTCGTGCTCGGGCGCGACGGTGTCGATCCGGCCGCGCCGCACCCCGTCGCGCATGAGCGCGACGAGGTCGGGCCACATCACGTCGAACGTCTCGCGCGGTAGCGCGCGCCCGGGCAGCTGCGGGTCCAGGTGGTGCCGGAACAGCAGCTCCGCCCGGTACACGTTCCCGACGCCGGCGACGACGGTCTGGTCCATCAGCAGCGTCGCGAGCGGCGCCCGGGACCTCGAGATCCGCTTCCAGACCTGCTCCGGATCGGCGTCGCGGCGCAGCGGGTCCGGCCCGAGCCGGTCCCGGATGGCCTTCACCTCGGCCACCCCGAGCAGCTCGCAGGCGGTGGGCCCGCGGAGGTCCGCGTAGTGCGTCTCCCCCGCCAGCCGCATCCGCAGCTGTCCGCGCGGCTCCGGTGCCGGTAGCTCGCCCTCGTCGAACGTGCCGTAGAGCCCGAGGTGCACGTGCACGACGAGTTCGGGCCCGAACCGGTGGAAGAGGTGCTTGCCGTGCGCCTCGGCCCGGGTCATGACCTGCCCGTCGAGCAGCGCCGCGGACTCCGCGAACCGGCCCTGCGGGCTGGAGACCGCCACCGGGCGTCGCGCGAAGAGCTTCTGGTGCAGCCGGGCGAGCCGGTGGAGGGTGTGTCCCTCAGGCATGCCGGGTCACGTGGGCAGGACGATCTCGCAGGTCTCCTCGTACTCCGCGAGCTGACCGATGCGACGGGCGTGCCGCGGCTCCTCGGAGAACGGCGTCGTCAGGAACGCCTCGACGATCGCCGCGGCCTCCTCGAACGTGTGCATCCGGGCGCCGACGCCGATGACCTGCGCGTCGTTGTGCTGCCGGGCGAGCCTCGCGATCTCCGGGCTCCAGGCCAGGGCGGCGCGGCAGCCCTTCACCTTGTTCGCGGCGATCTGCTCGCCGTTGCCGGACCCGCCGATCACGACGCCCAGCGAGCTCTCGTCCTCGACCACCCGGCGGGCGGTCTCGAGGCACCAAGCGGGGTAGTCGTCCTCGGGGTCGTAGGTGGGGGCGCCGACGTCGACGACATCGATGCCCTGCCCGCCCAGGTGTTCCAGGAGACGGGACTTGAGTTCGAAGCCGGCGTGGTCGCTGCCGAGGTAGACGCGCACGGGCAGGATCCTGCCTTATGCGGGAGATCGCCGGGGTCGACGGGGTTCCGCACGGCGGGGTCGACGAGCGCGGGCGGATCATGTAGGTCGTGGTCTAGCCGGGAACACGGTCCAGGAAGCCGAGCACGAGACAGACCCGGCCGTCCGCGGCGCGGACCACCGAGTCCGATCCGATGACCGGCGGCTCCTCCCCGTCCGGCCCGAGCCCCCAGCTGAACCGGACGACGTCGTGGTGCGCGACCGGCTCACCGACCGGCCGGAACACGAAGCCGGGGAACTGCTGCTGCACACCGCCGATCAAGGCGGCGATGGCCTCGTGCCCCGTCACGTCCGCGAGCGGGTCGACGTAGCGGGCGTCCTCGGTGAAGACCGCGGCCACGGCCTCGGCGCGGGCGTCGGGGTCGGTGTTGTTCCAGGCGTCGAGGTAGAAGATCACGCTGTCGAGGGAGATCGTGTTCGTCATGACCCGAAGCCTGGTCGCGGTCGGGCCCGGAGTCGATGATCTCGCAGGTAAAGTCCGCGCGGTGCAGGCCTCCGGGATCGGGCCCGTTGCAGGGGATCAC is a window of Pseudonocardia sp. T1-2H DNA encoding:
- a CDS encoding HAD-IIA family hydrolase, whose product is MTDMDGVLVHEGRLIPGADTFIERLRETSTPFLVLTNNSIYTPRDLQFRLRHTGIDLPIESIWTSALATAAFLDSQRPQGSAYVVGEAGLTTALHDIGYVLTDSDPDYVVLGETRTYSFEAVTTAIRLVDKGARFVATNPDPTGPSKEGLLPATGSVAALISRATGVDPYFVGKPNPLMMRAALNRLAAHSETTAMIGDRMDTDIVAGLEAGMRTVLVLSGIMKAEDVDRYPFRPSRVVSTIAELVDDI
- a CDS encoding DUF6925 family protein, whose product is MDGPASPEDPALAPARVLAEDLLADPDASWSMGTIGALAEFTRNADESVSRGPACVVTERGGIRLRLSDEVEAIAYETPAGPDLHWNQAVAFCLPVAAARRSGRTVVTEIGPDTDALRPQDTADILFDLGLDTPSVDACVRTADPALLEVLRDAEGEQLFTTPAAAALVEHRPHRVFLTAAGRVEVYTPIPPPEGRSPLGPHTHLLPHLLARARAEGRTHPPTVPIPDDLVPVAHVYPPHPSADHLGRPLPFDPERLMAFQRLLDAFGDPVLGVLKAGVVAAVRAGRGPRDDELPRDPAGRAAVSVALRQLARTDGSSAAFHTWRSRHREPPELLDPEGDPHGG
- a CDS encoding Fpg/Nei family DNA glycosylase, which encodes MPEGHTLHRLARLHQKLFARRPVAVSSPQGRFAESAALLDGQVMTRAEAHGKHLFHRFGPELVVHVHLGLYGTFDEGELPAPEPRGQLRMRLAGETHYADLRGPTACELLGVAEVKAIRDRLGPDPLRRDADPEQVWKRISRSRAPLATLLMDQTVVAGVGNVYRAELLFRHHLDPQLPGRALPRETFDVMWPDLVALMRDGVRRGRIDTVAPEHDPRRRGEPGRKDRHGGEVYVYRRAGMPCLVCGTPVLTTTHAARNLFWCPTCQPAL
- a CDS encoding ribose-5-phosphate isomerase, with the protein product MRVYLGSDHAGFELKSRLLEHLGGQGIDVVDVGAPTYDPEDDYPAWCLETARRVVEDESSLGVVIGGSGNGEQIAANKVKGCRAALAWSPEIARLARQHNDAQVIGVGARMHTFEEAAAIVEAFLTTPFSEEPRHARRIGQLAEYEETCEIVLPT
- a CDS encoding nuclear transport factor 2 family protein is translated as MTNTISLDSVIFYLDAWNNTDPDARAEAVAAVFTEDARYVDPLADVTGHEAIAALIGGVQQQFPGFVFRPVGEPVAHHDVVRFSWGLGPDGEEPPVIGSDSVVRAADGRVCLVLGFLDRVPG